GCtccagtctctctctttccccctcaaCTGTCAGCTTCTCTAAGACACTAGAGCTCAGCTTGGCCTGGAGCTCGACAGTCTGCAGGTGCTCAGAAACCATCTCCTCCCTGGAACATATGCACATGTATGCAAAGCAAAGTGAGCCTCAGTGTATCATGGCCAGACACAAGATAGGGACTGGCCATGATACATGATAGAAGTACGGGTTGCAGCAGTGCTATCATCCCAACGCTGatctattttaaaaacacatctgcaTGCACCAATACTTTTTGTACTGTGAACTCTGGATTGATAACAACCTCAAAGCGGTGTGTGCTGTCTGGAGGCTGCTGAGTTCAGCAGTGCGCCGGTCAGCCTGCTCCTGCAGCTGGTCAACCTGAAGCCTGTTTTCCCTTTTGTCCTCCTGGGTCCGGTTACTGTCTTTGTAGTGTTCCAAATCGCTCTGGAGCCGGCTGTGGGCACGCTCCATCTGGGCCACCTGGCAGGCAGAGAGGCAAAGACGGGAAGATGGAGAAACTCTATATAgactttattttttcataaatgtttctttcttctttgtatAACTCAACCTGGTTAGTAGGTGTATCATTTATCTGGTTTATTAGCCTGactaatatacattatttgttttgtaaataatttaatgattacattttatgaTTATAACATGGCTGCTAATTAACATTATTCGTTACCAGTGTAGTTTGCACACGCAGCTCATGCAGTAATGCatactgtgtattttttatttatttttacttcattTTCATCCCTTCTTAAATATTTCCTGTATTTAACAACAGTAATGTAACCCTGCAACAAGATGTTTAAAAGGACTGACACAGTGTCACAGCAAGCAGACTTGTAAAATGAACAAACCTTTTCCTCCAGAACGGCTTTCTCCCCCTTTACTTGTGTGAGGCTCTTGATGAGCGTTTTCCCTTGTTGGCAATCTGTCTGAAGGCTTTTGACCTCAAGTCTCAGCTTCTTCAGCTCTCGCTCACTTATCTGCAAAGCCTTTGGTGTAGAAattgtaaatattgtacttaaaACCAAATTAATTAGGACCAAATGTATTTCACATGTGGTGTTATTGCTTTCTGTCAGACGAAGCATTGGATGTGTGTGGTTTTTACCTCCTTGTCTTTTTTGAGGGCGGCCTGGGCAGCACTGAGGTCAACCTCCAGCTGTTTCCTCCAGTCCTTCTCCTCGGTCAGACGAGCCTCTAGTAGAGCCAGTCTCTCCAGGCTGCTGTCCCTTAGGTGCTTCATACATGGTGACAGGGCAACACAAAGCATTTACAGGCTGCACTGAGTCACGGAATTTGAAGCATATAAACTCTTATCATCGTTTCATCTCCGCGGGCTGATAGGTTTAAGTTTATTCTTCTTTTCTAGAAATTTAATTTTCTGTACATGACAGAGGGGAATCGTAATGCAAGAATTTGACGATATCTTATTCTATTTGAGTCCAAATGAGATTGTTTTAGGAAAACTTGGAATACTGTCACAGTTTTCCTGGATGGCCATAACTGTCTCAGCCACATGTATTGACCTGTTGATgcttataataaaataaagaattaaaactCACTTAATTTCACATTTTGAGCATTAGAATTACACATTGTGCTCTATCTAAATCTGTGAGATGAACACAGATGAAGCATTAATGATATTCAGTGAGTAAAGTTTTACCAGATGTAAATAGGACTCAGTGCCTTTGACCTCTTCTCCGTTCTTCAACATTTTTTCTTGGACATCCTGCTTCTTCAGCTCTGCCTCCAGCCCTTTGATCTGTTGACCAGTTGAGATTATTACTCAGCCATTAGAGGAGAGATGTGACAAGACAAGACCCAGACTAAATTAATGAAGCATTGAATGTCTGAGAAACAAGCTTTCTTACGATGATAAAtaagggccattgtaggtaaaaaaaaatgaataacagaGCCAGGGGAGGGGGGCAAATTCAGAATCTTAGAGAAACAACTCACACCTTTACGAGAACAAAAACTGGGATTGAGATTATGTTTGACAAAAAAACTTGGTGGTGTAACGAGATGTGATCCAACGTTGCAAAGTGAAATTATGTACTTCCTTGACAGAAAAAACAACGTATCTTTTCTTGTAACGTTGTAACTTTAATCTCAGGGAATATTCAAATTGTTCTCAGGAATAttaaccccccctccccagctctgtatttctttattgttttttttacctacaatggccctggTACGCTATCATACTTTCTTCAACGTCTCTaagatgaatgtttttaaactaaCGTTCAGTAAATAATCCATCAATCCTTTCTGCagttaagaaaaacatttcaggaaGAATTTAGTGCTCCTCATTACCCTCCTGTGCAGTCCCTCCAGTTCTCCCTCATGGCGATGCCTCTCCCCCTTGCTGGCATTCTGGGCCTCCCCTAGCAGTGCTTCCAGCTCCTCATTCCTTTCCTCCAGCTCTTCCTGTTCCTTGCGTAGCCTCTGGAGTTGCCGTTTTAGCTCCCTCATCTGTACAAGTCCGTCTTCCATCGCCTCATGACAACTGAAAGAGAATTATGACGACTAAAGTCAGACAGAGCAGATGCGATAGTGTAAAAGAATGtcaacattaattaataactCCAATAACCGGGATGCAGATAATGTAGTTACCGTTTGTGAATGTAATCCTTTTCTTGGGTTGACGAGCCAGACAGACTGTTGTGTGGTTCACTGCTAATGCTCTTGTTCTTTTGATCGTCTTTGGTTACAACATCTTCATCTGCGTCCTTTACTGTCACCTGGATAAACACAACACCAAACAATGCCAAGCTGCTGCAACAACATTATGAGTTTATATTTTAACAAAGGAGATGTGTAAAATACAAACCTGATCCGAGAGGTTTTTCTTCTCGGACTCTAAAGTGCGGACTCTCTCCCTCAGAGCGATGTTCTCAACATCTAGTCTGTCATTTTGCTCTTTGGCTCGCTGCAGCTTCATCTTATCtgtgaagagaaaaaaacatgagcgtgaatatttaaaactaattatattAGGCAGGcaattcaaatgtcttgttttgcatttttaaaccctattaaaatataatgaaatattttaCACATACTATATGAAGTATTATAAGTATTATAGCATACTGTGGCTCTTTAAGGAAGGTGATCAATTCGTCCAGAACGGTGGATTTGTTGAGAAACATGTTTGAGAATTTGCTCAGCATattaaaaatgtgattattcAGTCCTTAAAGCAAAACTCATGACGCATTTTAACTAATTTATGGGACTTTCTATCAGGAGGAATAGTATGCATGTCTGGTTATGTGAGATTGTTTACTTGCAGAAGATCTTGTCAAAACTTAGATCCATGGGGAAGCTGCTCTAAGATTCTAAGACAAACCACTACCAGTACGGGGGAAAGGGGTAATATTCAAAACACTATGTTGGTGTTTGGAATATTCTTCTATTACCTCAAATGTTTTGCTCCAGCCTAATTTGAATATGAAAGAAATAATAGCCCTATTGTATCTATTAGTAAGTGATatctaaatgaatgaaatgtagaagaataaaaaaagagtgtGATGGATTGAAATGaacttaaatatatacatttgttgaagcattttatattttccttgTCCTAAGCAAAAGCAGAATGAATGATTTCCAAACAATATCCAACCCTAGCAAGTCCGATACACCCATCAATTCTAACAACTCTACAGCAAACCAGAATATTAGAATAGTAAAATAAGCTTTCCAAACAGTGGCTGGTGTTAACGTCACACACTGAATGGCAGTTTTTTAAAGTTCACACCCAAGACTGTCTCACCACAGTGTTTCAGTTTGTCCACTTCCTTCCTCAGGTTCTCTACTTCTTGGACCGTTCCCTGAAGCTCAGATCCTGAGATTACAAGCATATGTTTAGTTCTATAAAGCCGAAAATGTGCTTTCTGCTCATTGATgccctttaaaacatttattttcatatactGTTAATGAATTCCTGCAGTTGGCTAAGACACACAGTTTCCAAATGAAACATGTACAGATTCGAAAAAATTAAGTTTTCAAATCTGTAGCCTGACAACAAGAAATATTGATATTCCAGTAGGGGAACACATTCAAGCAACTGTATGtggacatttaaacattttaaaaaggtcagaGGCTGCATGGGTACTCAATGTCATCATTTATTATAAAGTTTCTTACAACCGCTAAATTCAGCAACAATGGACACAAACAAGTCCTTAGAACATTGCCTCAAAGTCTAACATAGACTCACAATTATTTGAGGGATACATGCTGTAAGTCTGTACAACATACCACTTGGGTCTAGATTGTTGGTTTTGGCAGCATCCAGCTCATTGGTGAGTCTGCGGATATCCTGATGAGCCATTGCCAGCCTCCTAGATGCCTCTTCAAGGTCCCTCTCCAGCCGCTGGCGCTCATTTTGCTCCTGGGAAATCTGCTCACTGTGGGCCTGATGTAAAAGAATGAAGCGTGGAAGGTAAGAGTGGGAGGAGTGACGCAGCAAACAAGGTTCATAGTTAGACTGGAGATGCAAATAGCCCAACATGCTGTTGTAAGAGACATGCATTCACAGGTGGAGACTCTCATCACCGCAGGCCTGGAAAGGAGCGATGACTATCATCTTAAACGTCAACATTCACCTGCATAGAGGCCAGTGGGACAAAAAGTAGACATGCTGTTACCTGTGACATGCCATTACTGTTCCACCCACTTCGAGCACTCATCGGTTGTTAGAAAATGACATTCACAGATGTGTTACTGAGACAAGCAATAATGTCGCCTGCATCATAGTGGTCATGCGGACATCCAGGCACATTGACAGCGTGGAATGCATTTCAAGAAATAGTACCAGGGTCAAACAAGCCAGCGATGCCTTCTTTATCACAACATCAGTGTTAGTTTCTTAGTTAGTATATGCTGTAAGGTGGAAACCTACAGGGGTAATATTGTGTTTGCTCTGACCAGACCTGCGCAGCCCAAACAGCTTCTTCCATGGACTCTGGGATGAACACTGCTGAGAGGAAAGACCCGTGTGTGCAGAAGAGATACAACATAACATTCATGTGGTTTCCTTgtcctttaaaaaaagggacagttcaccaaaacaaaacaaaaacacatatttttcctcttacctatagttctatttatcaatctagattgttttggtgtgagttgcagagtgttggagatatcggccacAGAGATGTCGGACTTTTTTCCAATATAATGGAATTATTTCACTAGTGGTGCTCAAAGTGCCAAAACAAAATTATTGGAAAgactcaacagcaaagtctctttccagaaatcatgacccggttactcaagataatccacagaccttgttgtgagctgTTAAATacaggaactattttctttctaccaaactacacccgccaaccgTATCGCCgcacagaaggaagcgtgcatctaatCATCGATGAGTGAGCTAGCTAACGCTACAGCTCAGCCGAGAAGGAtaccattaatgtttacatgtcGCACTAtctctcgtccatgagtagatgcacactTTTTTCTGTgctagaaagaaaataattcccACATGAAAGCAGGTCAttatttctggaaagagacattgctgtctGCATTGTTTTCAGACACTGCTGCAAATAATAGGATTGTTCTTCTCTTCACAAACTTAATTCAACCTGAAGTTATACAAACCTGGAACTCAATGCACAATGACAGTCATCTTACCTTTGTCATGTTATCTATGGTTTTCTGCATATCCTCCCTCTGTTGCCTTAGCTCCTCCCCCATCGTGTGGCGAATATGCTCCTTTCCACGAgtaacagagacagagaatcaCTTAGCTGCGCTTATTCAATATGACTGAAGACTCATTGTTTAAGATGTTAGAGGCTGTGCTCCACTGGAAGCCTTACATTTACAGTGCCAATGATTAAAATGAATGACACCACTGTACATACTATATTAACCGttaaagcatttcaaaatgGACTTGTGTGGGTCCTTTCCTGTAAAGAAGTCTGATGTACGTAGGTCAGTCCTTTACCTGGTGGTGGACTTCCCTAAAGTTCCCAGTGAGACTCTGACTTTCCAGTCTCCTCTCTGCATCTTCCAGCCTTTCCAGTAGTGTGGCTCTTTCCACCAGCAAGTAAGCCACCTGCTCACTGGGGCTGCTCAAGCCCATCTCCCCGAGGTCCTCCTGAGCCAACATCTCCGCCATCTCCTTGTTCTGACTCTCTGGTAGAAAAGGGAGTTTTTCACTGTTTAGTAGTTTGTCCTGCAGGACAGTGAAATAATATTGATGACAAGAAATCGTAACAACAAAATAGTGCAAACGTATTGCTATATGGCAGTAGATTTTGCATAAATGCGGGTATAAATCCTACTCAGAGAATGTATGCTTTGATATGTTCACAGACACAATTTTTGAACATTCATGGCAATTAAAAAGTGTTTGAAATATCCTGCTCAGTGGCTCTGATGAGCCAGGCTAGGATACATCCACAGGaaagaatgaaaacattgtttcaCCTTGTTGTTGTCTGAGCTGGTGAAGTTCTTCTCGTAAGTGGTCATTGTCTTTCTCATACTCTGAAGTCAGACACTCGCGCTCCTCCAGCAGCCCACGAATATGTGCAACATAGCTCTCCACCTGACAGACGATAAGACAAAAAATTCCAAAAGTAATTTAGTGGTGTCTGATGGTCCTTTACCCATTTCAGAAAGGTATTTGAGTATTATTTAATGTACTGTAGTCATGGGCAACAGCACTTAGGGATGCACAACATCGATTTATTTCTTCAGCCGATACTGATAACcaataatttcacatttttgtgttttaaaaaaataagttcaTAACCTGTAGTTTATTCACACCTGAGGATAAGAAAGATGAAGTGAgcaaaatatttaatatgatttaataattcATAGTTCTGATCTAACCAAATCTAACTGACATTAAACTCTGGACTCTTGaaatattcatttgttttttcttgtaaaATACATCAAAAGATCATGTTGTCTTTCTCTGAATATGTGAAGAACTTCCACACCGGTGACAACATGTTTGGCTTTCTAATCAGTGTATCATCCTTCCTTCATacgtaattattattattattattacagttcatttagctgacgcttttgtccaaagcaacgtacaaaaagtgcaaacaatcatggggatGATTGTTTAATGAGCTCAAGAGGACTATGGCGGTGTTACAGTCAGTGAACTAAAACTCCAAAGAATCCAAAATGTTCACCTCCTTCATCTCACAGGCCTGCTGGGTACGTAAGGTCTGCAGCTCCTGGGTGGCGGACTGAAGATTTGCCTCCCTGGCGAGCAGCTGCTGCCAGAGGTGGTGCTGCCGCTCCTCCACACTGGCCCCTGGAGGCAAGCCATCCTCCTGAAGCCGCTTAGAAATCTTGTCCAGCTCTGTCCACACCTGAGAACCCAGAGGAGGAGCTGAATGTTTTGTGACCAGATATTATTTTTGTAATCACTCAAGTGTTAAACTGTTATGTTAAGCCACAGCTTGTAagattttattaaaagaaataccTCTCCGTACTGTAGTGAATCAGGAAGCATCCACAAATTAAGCTTGTTGGTGAATGATTAGCCTTTGGTACACTGCATATCAAAGCTTTGCTAGTTATAGCGTAATGTATATTCAACTTAAGTGTCATTAGCTGATACAATTCCAAAGCTACTTACACTCAAATGTCCTTAACTTATTACTAAGACTATGGGTTTAATATGTGACACATGCCTGCAACACAATAAGCTAAATATTCGTACTGTCGTACTTGTGAATTACTTACTTTTGCCGAACAATGATCCAGCAAACTATCCTGCAAACTACATCGTTAACAAAAGTGTTCAACATCAAGGTGGTCAGTCTCGTTGAAACCTGATCTGTTTGTATAACACAACATCAGAGTGACATGCCAGCACTAAACACCTGTTGCTGAATTCAATACTGTACTTTGCGGGGCTTGTAACATGAGCAGGGCCCCCGTGCAGCATTTAAACTACTCCAGGAGCTGTCGCTGTTCCAACAACATGCAACATATTGCTAGGTATCAGGTCTCATGTGCCTGTTGTACTTAAACATCCCACCAAGTGGCCTATGCTCTAGCCTTTTTTGGAACATATGGCTAAAATATCAGACATAAACTACAACTACCATCCGACTACTGGATGAATATTGGTTATGGGTGCAAGATTTATTCACTCAAACAGCCCCTTTTCTAGTAAATCTTAAAGTTACTTATACTTGTTAAATTAATGACAAAGTAAGAATTGCCAGCAGACTATGTGGCCAGTGGACAAAAACGCATCggacaataacaaaacaatgtcaCCATTTGTGTAGATTGAAATAGTTTACACAAGTTTCGTTAAATATTTCTGGTGTTGAACACTGAGACAAAGCATCTCAACACTGACTGGCACAATGTCATCTGCAAGTATGAACAGCTCTGAATGTTACCTCTTCGTGATCCATGGTCATACATTAAGTTTGATGAAGCTGCATCTGTGAATGATGAACTTTTTCCTCAATGGTGAAAGTACTGATCCAAACAACAATTTAGCCTACATGGTATCCTATAGAACATAACTCAGTTTGCATTGATGTGGCAAAGATCAGCATATCCTCAAATGTCATCACTCCCATTGTTGATGCAATTCATCCATGACAACGTCTCTTGTCCTCGAGTTCCCCTGCTAAAATATGAGACACTTTAGAACAATGGTGTCAAATTATGTTAGGACCTGCAGTCACAAGATTAGAGATTTGACTAGCTACCTCAATTTAGACAGGCACACTCCAGTTTAACAGCTGAGTTACAATGCATCATCTGAGGCTATGCAAAGCTGCAGGATGATTCGCTGTGCGTTATCTGTTGCTATGTAATCATGAGGAATTTAAGACGGACAGTAATAAGGGTAATAATGTTATCTCTATCAGGCGTTTGCCTGTCCTGCATGTGGGAACATTGCATTTAACGTTAGCAACTAAATCTAAACCACTCCATGCATTGTGCACAGTACCACTAGCGGTGTTCTGTAACGACTTCTCCCTCATGTGGGATTAaaaatctttgttttgctgctaACCATTCCTCCCAAAatgtctgaggaggaggagcaaaCGAGTGTTTTTGTGAGACAACTTGCATTCCATTTGGCCACGCAAGCTCACTAGtcagaaatgtgtctttaactACTAATCACACATTTCACGTTGTgctataaaaagataaaatagtAAATAACCAACACTGACAACTGAGACTTCCCGCAACGCTAGCTAGTTAGCAAAGTTTGCTCCAAAGTTACCGTAGTGCACTTCACATTCAGCTAACGCTAGCTCGCTAAGTGTAGCCATAGCTTTCTCCAGTGACCACTTGGCAGCAACTGGTGAACGCCGTAAGGGTTTCATTGTGATAACCGAAGGCTCCTGCTTAAATGCTAACTTCTTTACGATGACAAAGTTTTACTCACCTTTCAAAAGGTAAAAGCGACAAGAAAGCTAAGTGCTGAGGACAGGCGTGGCGGAGTGGATTGGCTTCTACTAGCACCTAGGCAACGGACCGTACCATTCAAAGGATGCAGGGGACAATCGAGCAGAACAGTTGCAACCACGAAACCAACCAAATGGTGCTATtcgttttattttagaaatcattttgttgttgtaaatgaCACCAATTTGGCACAAGTTATTCCTCTAACAAGTTTACCTAATCGAGACAGGGTTGGCC
This window of the Cottoperca gobio chromosome 7, fCotGob3.1, whole genome shotgun sequence genome carries:
- the ccdc30 gene encoding coiled-coil domain-containing protein 30 isoform X1 produces the protein MTMDHEEVWTELDKISKRLQEDGLPPGASVEERQHHLWQQLLAREANLQSATQELQTLRTQQACEMKEVESYVAHIRGLLEERECLTSEYEKDNDHLREELHQLRQQQESQNKEMAEMLAQEDLGEMGLSSPSEQVAYLLVERATLLERLEDAERRLESQSLTGNFREVHHQEHIRHTMGEELRQQREDMQKTIDNMTKAHSEQISQEQNERQRLERDLEEASRRLAMAHQDIRRLTNELDAAKTNNLDPSGSELQGTVQEVENLRKEVDKLKHCDKMKLQRAKEQNDRLDVENIALRERVRTLESEKKNLSDQVTVKDADEDVVTKDDQKNKSISSEPHNSLSGSSTQEKDYIHKRCHEAMEDGLVQMRELKRQLQRLRKEQEELEERNEELEALLGEAQNASKGERHRHEGELEGLHRRIKGLEAELKKQDVQEKMLKNGEEVKGTESYLHLHLRDSSLERLALLEARLTEEKDWRKQLEVDLSAAQAALKKDKEALQISERELKKLRLEVKSLQTDCQQGKTLIKSLTQVKGEKAVLEEKVAQMERAHSRLQSDLEHYKDSNRTQEDKRENRLQVDQLQEQADRRTAELSSLQTAHTALREEMVSEHLQTVELQAKLSSSVLEKLTVEGERERLELQIQRLKEQLKWHQEQLTSTKEALISSQKPELHTAHIQSRLSPVERTKDEEQLSCVTQELNHLQTKLGEEQQLASQHQLALQAQVNEAQAHIKSQDSVLSQKAEEAKQMKQDLQRAQSLFTSAERELRYEKEKNMDLKRHNTLLDQEKLKLCAELKQIQTKLVQVEQSLHTQVAECERRQQKIRELELDLARNSTNRSATTSLQEDLQAERARLIAADKKVLELQQQLKSAQHQLRVEEARAGESSRLERDSRDLSDTLSALRAQQQEEHITRKLLEQREEELQQQVRTLRLKEASITRTNAELSHRAQQLDTRLAILEAELSKAREEARDSHKSSHRLQEELMASQQDCDKLHGELQQILLQMDTYVRKYNEKQSQHKTKLRQAKQVFLKETAQRDRIIQKLENDLMLASSLSHKEKERIHTVTEENEKLLEEKRDLLCKMSEAEDMGSKGMRTASTVQHRVNVLEVENRQLQDRTLKLSNQVSSLERALRNVQSFYSLENVKKVLPSESLCDAFPHTPTLSLTSGSCDTLDILDAICRVKVGGTRVSVSTHQPSEQGYLNLTSPLVPPDIKGTAGSSNNSN